TAAAGGGGTTTCACGTTGGAAAAAGTTGCTGGAACACCGCGCTCCAATTGAGGCAAAACATATtctctcaattttttgctGAGCTCTTCTTTGTCTTGAAGGAAAGTTAATGGAATAAATTTGGGTGGTTCGCATCTTGGATAAAATTGTTCAAGTTTTCCATACAAAgccttcttcaatttattGTCACCTTGGATTCCCAAGGATACTTCCAGTAATTTGTAGTACTTAAAATTATCTGGATTTCTCTTGATCAGAGTTCTATAAACAATGGACGCGTCTTTCAATTGACCCAATTTCATGTAAATAGTTGCTTTTCTCTCTAATAAACcaaatttatcaaagaCGCATGGCTCGATATCATTCAAATGTTTCAATACATTTTGTAACTTGTCTTGGTTATCACTGGCAGCTTTATACATAATGTCGTTTTTGTACATTAAACACTCGCTGTGTTCATATTTCTCGGAATCAGATATTTTTCCCTCAGCGAGTTTTTCAAACTGAGATAAAGTGTTAATAGCTTGTTGCCTCTCACCGTTCACATCTTGTGCCACAGCCAATGATGTCCAGTTGGCACGGTAACCAAGGAATGCTTcccaatattttttcctgGACACTAAAgcatttttgaaatcgCCAATTTGTGATTGCAAAGTTGCTAAGTCTCTATATATTTGCTTGTTAGTGGACCCATTGTTCAAAGCTGCCGTGAACCATTTAATAGATTCTTTGTACTCTTTGGTGTTTCTCATGTAGATACCTAATACATGACAGCAGATTGGTGATGCTGAAGCgccttcaatttttctgaTGGCATTAGCCACGTAGGAAGCAGCGTCATCTTTCTCACCTACAGAATATAAATCAAGACCCTTTAAAGCCAAGGAATCAACGTGACTACcgtcttttttcaaaattgcgTCTAGCAGCTTGAGAGATTTTTTGTATTGCTTCCCTTCGTATAGTTTCAATGCCTCGAGGAACTggtcattttcttttttcaaagctaTTTTAGCTGCTGGCTTGGGCTTAGTACTTCTTTTCCTAGACATACTTCGTTAGGGTCAATCGCCTTCCTCAATGGTATTTGTCTTAAACAAGGAATCTGAACATCACTTTTTAAAAAGGTTTGACTTTTGAGTGtagaaactttttcattttcgcTCTTTCCTCTTTACTCTGTATTATGTTCTGTTTCGACGCGGAGCAGGGTAAAAAGTGCATACGCAACCCAGCGACCTCATTAGCAAGGTCATGCAATTTGGTGGCACATTTCAGGCCTATCATGTCTCCAGTTGtacaataatgaaaatttagCAGTATTCCCCCTTTAAAAGATTAAATAGCGATTATATAATCAACTCAAAGAGTTTCCTTAGCAGTCCTCTCTCAATTTTGAATTGTCGAATGTCATGGCGTTCTCGAAGCACTTTGCATACTTCAAGGAGTGGACAGAAAGAGtctgataataataattttttattgaatccGAAGATATTCTATAATCAAATTTAACTATTATTCTATGTAAAATCTATAATTGGTTTATATGGTATACGAACGAGAATGGCGTAGGGACATGAAAGATGGTAGAATGACTAAATGAAAGCTAGAGGAAGAGCGGCAGCGAGCCACACCAATTTTCCTACTGCTTCAATGTTTGCGCTGCCTTCCATGATTAATGAAATGCTGGCAGATGATGTAATGGCTCCTGTTGATACAGCAGCAATGGAATGCTTTGATGTGATAAATGCGTTAGTAGTGGTGGTCGTGAAGGAATTTGTATAATGAATGGCACTGGATTGACTAGAATAATCTTTAGTTGAGGTACCAGAAACACTTTCTAGAGAGGCAGCTGCAGAAATATTGTCCTCAATACTGTGATTCATTACGGAAGCAGTTGATTGAACGTTACTTATAGTAGACGTTGATGCAGGAGAAGTCATAAATGCAGATTGTTTGGTGATGGTAGTGTCTTTGGGACCCGAGTAATTTGGGTTCCCAACCTCAGACTGAATGTTAATGTTTGAAGTTACTAGTGTTGTATGGCGAGTCGAGTCAGTAACTCTACTGACAATATCGGTGACGCTTGCGTGAGCTGATGCATAAGTTCTATCTAATGTGATTGGATGAGCTGAGGAAGATGAGCCGACTAAACCATTTTCACTGGCTAGAGTCGTTGGGTCTGCTGAAGTTATGCTAGGATATGAAGATTTAGTTGATTGGAATGCGTCAACTACAGAAACAGAACTTTGGGTCTTCGAATCATTGCTGCTAACTGGCATATTAGGCTTGATTATACTTGTTGCGCTTGACCTACTCGAGGAAGCCGAATCAACTGGGGTTAAAGTTACAATCGAAGAACTTGAAGTGGCCGAAATTCCTTGCTGTCTAGAAAGGCTTAGACTTTCCGACGCAATTGGAATGCCCGTGGAAGTTGATCCGGTCGAAGCTGTTGGATATACTGGGCTATTCGAGACAGCGAAAGTGCTTGGGTCTACTTGAGATCTTTGAATGGATGAGACGCTCAAATCAGCTGAACCAGTTGAGGAAACCATATCAGTTAGACTAGATGATACTGTTTGGGTATCTTGGCTGGTTGAAGTGGTTGAAACCCTTAGAATGATTGTGTCAGAGAAAGTAGCTAGATCTGTTGAAGTAGTTGGACCACTTGGTCTGGTTGAATAAACTGAGGTTGAACTGACAATAAAACTGGTTGGTTCAGATGAAGTTGAACTAACTACAGAACTAGCTGGATCAATTGAGGCGCTACTGATGATAGTAGTTGCACCGCTTGAACTAACGATGGAGCTAACTGGATCAATTGAAGTAGTTTGAGCCGCTAAAGTAGCTGAACCGTTTGAATTAGCAGAAATAGTCACAGTGCTTGAGCTAGTTGGGTAAGATGAAGTTAAACTGACAACAGAACTAGCCGGATCAACTGGAGCGGAACTGACTACAGAACTAGTTGGATCAACTGAAGTAGTTTGAACGGTCGAGGTAGTTGAGTCAGCTGAAGTAGTTGGGTCTGCTGAAGTTGAACTGATAACAGAAGTGGTTGGGTCAACTGAAGTAGCAACGTCACTTGAGCTAGTTTGATCAACTGAGGTTGAAATGACTACAGAAGTAGTTGGGTCAACTAAAGTAGTCACAGCGCTTGAACTAGTTGGATCTGCTGAAGTAGCCACGTCACTTGAGCTAGTTGGATCTGTTGATGTGGTTACCTCGTCAGAGCTTCTTGTACGATACATACCAGCAACACTTGATGAGGCATGTGGACCAACTGTTGTAGTAGACTCAATTAAAGATGTAGAGTCCGTGGAAGTGGAAATCACGACAGAGATATTTAGACTTGTTGAAGTAGTAATATCGTTTGAACTGACGAGAGAAGTAGTTGGTTCAATTGAAGTGGTTTGAACGGTTGAAGTAATCACATCGCTCGAGCTAGTTGGGTCAATTGAAGTGGAACTAACTGCAAAAGTAGTGGAATTGGCCAAAGTGGAATTGCCGATGTTGTTACTTGGACCAGCTGAAGTGGTTTGAACGGTCGAGGTAGTTGAGTCAGCTGAAGTAGTTGGGTCTGCTGAAGTTGAACTGATAACAGAAGTAGTTGGGTCAACTGAAGTAGCAACGTCACTTGAGCTAGTTAGATCTGTTGATGTGGTTACCTCGTCAGAGCTTCTTGTACGATACATAGCCGCTAAACTTGATGAGGCGTGTGGATCATCCGATGTAGTATACTCAATTGAAGATGTAGAGTCTGTGGAAGTAGAAATGGTAACAGAGCTACTTGGATCAGCTGGGCTAGTTTGAACGGCCGAAGTAGTTGAATCAGCTGGAGTAGTTGGGTTAATTGAAGTAGTCACAGCATTTGAACTAGTTGGGTCTGCTGAACTTGAACTGATAACAGAGCTACTTAGATCAGCTGAACTTGAACTGACTACGGAAGTAGTTGGATCAGCTGAAGTAGTTTGAACGGTCGAGGTAGTTGGGTCAGCTGAAGTAGTTGGGTCAACTGAAGTAGTTGGATCAACTGAAGTAGAACTGACTATAGAACTAGTTGGGTCAACTGAAGTAGTTGGATCAACAGAAGTAGTTTGAACGGTCGAGGTAGTTGGATCAGCTGAAGTATTTGGGTCAACTGAAGTAGTTGGGTCAACTGAAGTAGTCACAGCGCTTGAACTAGTTGGGTCTTCTGAACTTGAACTTACTACTTAAGTGGTTGGATCAACAGAAGTAGTTTGAATGGTTGAACTGGTTACATCGCTTGAACTACTAGAGTCACTTGAAGTGAAACTGCTGAAAGGACTAGTTGAAGCTGCTAATGTGGTGACATCAGTAGATGTTCTTGAACGATAAATATCGGCTACGCTTGATGAAGTATGTGAGTCAACGGAAGTAGTAAAATCAATGGATGTAGTGGAAGAGCTTTTCACAGTAGATGACGTAGTAGTGGAAGTTTTCGTAGAGGATGAAGTAGTAGAGGATGAAGTAGTAGAGGATGAAGTAGTAGAGGATGAAGTAGTAGAGGATGAAGTAGTAGAGGATGAAGTAGTAGAGGATGAAGTAGTAGAGGATGAAGTAGTAGAGGATGAAGTAGTAGAGGATGAAGTAGTAGAGGATGAAGTAGTAGAGGATGAAGTAGTAGTGGATGAAGTAGTAGTGGATGAAGTAGTAGTGGATGAAGTAGTAATGGATGAAGTAGTAATGGATGAAGACGAGGCTTTTGTACAAGTGCCATCATTGTTTCCCTTGCACTGGTAGGTCCAATAAAATCCAGGGAAATCCGTTTGTGAGTGGCCTTGATTGTCATAATTGTTACAACCTGTCGATAAATCGAAGGTGGTTGTCCCCCATTGCCAAGTTTGCCAGTACTGAGCAGCATCACCTTGTAGATATTCGAACTggatttggaaatttggCATCCAAACTGTGCAACCGTCAGAAGAAGGGTAAGCATAAACCTGAAAAGTGGATGTAAAATCTGTTGGATCACTGATTAGGTATGTCTTCTCATTTTTGCCGTAAAGTTGTACGGTGCTTGAGGGACCGTTGACACCAATAATCTTTAAAGACcataaatatttcaaagGGATATCTTTTACGGCTTTGACATGAATAGTAATCTGGTATGTGTTATCCTTGACCCATGATACGGAAGTAACATCCATATCATAATGtagtatattctgttgGCTCATGTGCCAGTTGAAATCCAAATTTGGACAACCATTGATAGCAACGCTTTCGTCTCTTTTGCTTAGATCAAATGAAGGGCTCACCTTGTCATCAATTCTATCAGCAGTCGCTGAATTTGTGAGCAAGGCCGCAAATAGGAGGCAAAATGATATTAGTAGTTTTCTTATGAATGATGTGGATACCTATTTTACACTTTTGCAACAAGGGGAGGAAAATTGCCAAGACCATCATGACATTGGAGGAAGTGATTTGCTTCTcttaaatataaaataattaAACGATCATGGAGATGCAGCGAACTaatgtgaaaaatttttctttccagtAGTATCGGTTATTCTGTAAGCATAGAATCGGGTATTAGTGGCTTGTTCCgagctttttttctttgccaataagaaaacaagTAAAATGCAACGTGCAAATGCTGATCTGATCTCGCCTGGGCCAGTTTTATCGTCATGTGCGCGTGTAGGcacgaaaaaaaagaaaagaccGCTACCTCTCCTTCTAAAATGACAGGAGGAGAATATAAGGTTTGGCAGCCCCTTGAAAGAGCCGCAggaaccaaaaaaaaaagaaggaaagtttatttttttctttttccaaaagacTTTTTAAGATGTTTGTCAGCAAGATAATACAGGACCTACACGACTATCAGTCACAGCCAGAGAAACGTTTGTCGTATGATggcaaaatatttttcccacaactttgaaattattttcaaatatggCAGAACAGTTTAACATTTGGTTTCAAGAGGTAGCACAAGTTCTTGAATAGTATTTGTTCGCGTTAAGATGGAAGCAGGCCAAATGCCCCAATAATCTAATAACCGTATTTTCTATGCTAAAGGAGGAACGAACACTCGGTCTTGTACAGGCAGCtctaaaaggaaaatttcCATCCCCCCAGGCCAAGAAAATCAGAATCATATGGCCCCCTTCCATTCTAACGGAATAgtatatcaaagaaataatgtTTACGTAAGCCATAGACAAGCGATATAATCTTTTTTATCCTTAAACTAGGTGCTTCattaagaaagaagaagaaaagaagaaagtacGACAAAGACTCCCCGCTGGACAATAAACGGGGGCGGCAGGTGTTAATTCCGAAttgaaatttaaatttgaCATAAGCAAAgtttaaagttttttttttccagttcttttttcccatcgtttttttttctagaaGCCGGGTTTTTCACcgtcaaaaaatttcctaAAAAAGATCTGTCAATCATTAAGTTTTGCTTTTTCGGCTTTTAAGCCATGCTTTCAGGCAAAAATTAAGATTTCTTCGTAAAGATCGGAGCCTTACGCCCAAGAAGCAACTGGCcgtaaaattttttcttcgatcGGGTGGCAAATGGAACAGAAGATCATGAGTAGAAGGAAAAGTAAACAAAGAATTGCGTCGGTCAACCGGTTGTTGCTGCGTGCTTCAGCGGGTgataaataaaagatttCCTATCTGAGTAATCGATGACACAAGCGGTCTGCGCTCGGTCGCTTCCAAGCCTTAACAAAGTTTTTACTTTATGgtttttaataaataaataaaaagaaacgtgGATTTGGATAGCAGAAAGCCTCGAAGATCATtttatcaatgaaattttatGGTTAACACTTTCAAGACTCCGATTTTCTCTGCTACGTGAAATTTTAGGTTGCGAAAAGAATACTACCGGGAATACTAGGAGtgtggaagaaaagaaatggaaaagaaaaggagaagTGGTCATTCTTCACATCTCATTGTCTTCCTCCTGTAAAGATTTTAGCTTTTTTATAAATTAAGATTAAGATTGTAGCGTGATGTTCTGTTACTGTCATTTTTGATTGGCCAATGACTGATTATAACAGAAGACCAGTTTTCTATGTATTATTGTCCGACAAGTCAGGAACCTCTATCTTCTCAGAGCCCATTCTGGATACTCTGTTTTGTAGCAccactttttcttttcggtTCCTTCTTCAGTCTCAGTTGATTCGTATAGATAGGCATGTAACCACAGATCAAGATCATTGGGGCCAGGATCAGTATACAAATCAGATTCACAAATAGaacatttttcttgcctTAATACCTCACCGTACCCGCCATTACTATGGAACCAACTTTTAGCaggttttcttttccctATTTCGTCTAGCTTAGTAATAACTATATCGAAGTCAGCCTGGCCGCCTTTTCCGAGATTGTTACCCCATACTTCATCATTGGAATAAATAGGATCGTTAGCAATTGGGTGGCCTAAGTACTGTAAATGTACTCTAATTTGATGTGATCGCCCGGTAAGCGGTTTGCACTTTACAATACTCGTTTTACCGTCGTAGCTGATTCTGTTAAAAACAGTTTTTGCATGTTTGGCTCCTTTCTCGTCCATTTGACAAACTGCATTAAGAGCAAGCCTTGGCTCGATCAGTTTTAGAGGTTTTTCAACAATTACTTCCGTTTCTGGAAATTCTCCAACTACCTTGGCCACGTATTCCTTAGTGACTTCTCGAGCTTTTAGTTGATCGCCGATATTATCGGCTCCCTTCGGAGTTTTTGCCAAAAACATTAATCCACTTGTAAGCCTATCTAACCTATTACATGGGTTCACAACAAATCCGAGATTATTTTGAAGCATTTTCGTAATTGTATTGAACCGATATCGGCCAGTTGGGTGAACAGGTATACCGCTCGGTTTATCAATAACCATTATGttatcatcttcaaaaataactTTGATAGGCCTGGAAGTGACTGGAGGTTCATGTCTATGTACCTGATGCGTAATCAGGTCACCATTGCGAATTACAGTAGATAAGTCCGCAGTTTCATCGTTTATATGAACGTCCCCGTTTTCGattgttcttttataatattCAGATTCACGATCTCGAAATTCAGATATAAAGACATCaaccaattttttatctctCCAACGCTCTTTGCAAAAGGTCCTGTACGTAAAATGGTAGGGCTTGATTTTCCTTAGAGGGCCATCGATGACAATTTCATACTCTGGATCTAGTTGTCTAtgtttctcttttttgCTGCCTATCGTTCGTGATTGAAAAGTAGATTTATTAATCAAATCTGgcgatttttttgattgaGTTcgctttattttttttttcttttgaatttccCTCTCTCTTTCAACCTCATTTTGCAAATGTTCATCAAACTCATTTGAGGTTGCATTACCTGCAAAAGCAAGACCTGCAGATAATGCATTCCTTTTGAGTTGTCGAGCCATTATTACTGGCACTGTAAACAAATTTCTTAACCTATTATTTCTTTGCATAAGTTTCCTATTCCATTATACGAGCACTCatccattttcaaaagttttttatGAACTTTTTCTTAACTCGGTCTTTTGTTCTCTAATGGTTCGCCGCCagacagaaaaaaagcttaCTTATCGAGGAATCACATTGCTTCAATGAATAAATTCTATAATGCATATACTACCTAACATATATAAGAGAAGTGAGCGTCATTCATGTCGGCTACTTGTCAATTTGTATTACGTTCCTTActttccattttcaaaCATCGCGATACAAAAACTTTATAATGGTCCATTTCTTAAGAAGGCTATCAAATCTATGCCGCTACTATCACTACTATCATTATCGTTCTGCGCCTCAATTATTGGATCAGGAGTCGTACCTGGTATTGTGGGCTTGACCAGATAATTTTCAGATGCACTAGCATCTGAATAGCGTAAATTCTTATCCTCTTCAATGCTATTCTCATCATCGTTTGTGACAATATTGCTTGAAAAGAAGCTGGATTTGACCATACTGTTAGTTGAGACGTCCTGATGTTTATCGTGacttttattttggttTAATGCAAATTTCAACCCGGGTAGAGAAAAATGGTCGTTATTGTACCGTATTTTCAACAATCTGTTTAACTCATCAAGATCTATTCCGCCAAGCATTGGAATATGATGAATGATCCTCCAAAACAAGGGCACTTCAACCTCTTCGGCCGTGATGTTATTAAGCATTGCCTGTAGTTCAAGtgaatttgatggaagGGAGCGATCGCTACTATTCGTTTTAGTCTCATCAGATTCTGTGCGTTTATTATCGTTTGAATCTTTGGCTGAATAGTAGTTTTCCCAGTATTCAAAATCGTCACAATTGTCATAAAAACTAAAGTGTAGTTTTAGTTCAAACAATTGTTTAAAGAAGCGTTCAACAAACCACAGTATACGCTTCAGAGGGTTTGTAGAATATTTCcagcattttcttttcttccacttACCACGATAATACCAACCTCTTTTCCCCCAATTGCTGTGACAAAACTTCagaatttccttttcacCAAGCTCTCCTTTCagaatatatttttcaatgagaTATTTTGATTCTGTTTTTGCCCATGAATAGTTCCAAGGTTTTTCCTTGAACAGGTAAACAATGACGTCGACGAGACAACTTAATGGTCGAACGCAAGTGTCAATGTATGTCACCCACATGGTAGGCCCATGCTTTATTTCATGATTGTATTGCAACGCATCTGCAATGATGGGGAAAAGCCATATCCCAATATACGACAGTGGATAAATGAATATTGCCCTTagattcttttgaatttgtgCCCTACgttttttcatttgtttgTAGGTTTGGGCTTGGAAATGCTGTTGTACGTTGGTGAAACTTGAATTTTCGCATCTGTCTGCATTATTATTCACTCTCTCCTGTGAAAATTGTTGAGACGGAGTAAATGCTTCATTAGAAAGTGTAGGAATATTATCGGCTGGATTagtattattgttatcaacgttatttttaatattattactattattattattattgttgttgttgttgttattgttattattattgttattattattattgttattattattattgttattattattattgctattattGTTATCGTTATCGTTATcgttattgttgttgttgtcgtcgtcgtcgttgttactgttgttgttgatgatGCCTCCTTTTTCCTTAATGTTACTAGTTATGTCGCTGTTATCGTTCTTATTATCATACATTGCTAAAGGAGATTCTAGAGAATTTTGGCAAGAGAAAGTCTGATGTCCCAGcattgaactttttcttgtatCCAGtccttcattttcaacaCTAAAAGTAACTTTATGCTCCTTTTGCTTGGATACTAGTTCCGAAGGATTGAGTGTGATGTCATTTTCACAATCAAAAGgattatttctttccaaatctGGCTGTTCAGACATTGCATATTTGGACATATCGAGTGGTTTAGCACTGTTATAGTCAAGTAAGCGAACTCCACCACTTGCCGAGACATTCTCATCACTACCtgtatttgtttttctgAATAGTGTAGGTATCTCATTCGAACTCTCACCAAAATTGAAAGTTCCATTACTACTACCTGAATCGTCTGTTTCCTCATTCGGATCTATGAACGAAatggtgaaaaaattctttaaatttctcaaaagaTGTAGCAATGGCAATTTAAAATAGGATCTGAAATACCATTTGGCTTTTCCCCAGTGACCGAGcccaaataattttttcttttctttctcttcctctAGTACGTTATGGTTAAAGTCTCCAATTTGCGCTTTAATTCTTTTACTTTCACtggtaatgaaaatataaatactGAGGTAGACTGcaaatatgaaaataataatgaaatatCTGGGACCCCAGCTTAAAACAATTTTATACCAGTACGGCTTGGGTGGTAAATAGCACCATGCACTCCAAGGTTTGTAGCCACCTTGCCTGGGAGAATCGGGAAAGTTGTAGTTATTATTATCCAGTATAATAGTGGTGTCAGAATCGTCATTGAGTTTATTATAATTAATGAAGGCTAAGCTTGCTAAAATGGCAGGTACTAATGCAGTAATTGGCCAGATATATGACCTTTTTTTGTACAAGCCACCCTCCATATTTCCCGATCTTTTATTTCGCCATTTCCAATTAGGCTTGAAGATCAAAATAGCAAAATGTATGGCGAATATCATTATGGCCATGTCTGCACCTTCGATGGCAAAGGCCGTAAACCAACCCAAGGTATTAAAAAATGCAGGTGTTGCATACACACTATTATTAATAAGGATAATCATGGGATAAATCATCAGAATAAAAGCTTTAAGAAAGTCGcaaattatcaaaaatgcGATGAGATCATGTCTGAAGACTTTTCGTCTCTTATCCATTTTAGAAAGGAAGAACATTCCGAGGCAACCGGCAATAAGGGACACGGCAGACGCAGTTATAGCTATTATTCTTAACTGCAACAGTTGCGGAGCCGTGAATGTAGAGGTCATCCCCGGCAACCCCAGCAGCTGGTTAACCGTGGTAGTGTTAAGCTGTCGGAGAGAATCAACTCTCTTTTCTAGTAAGGATGACCCTTTCAACGCGTTTAAATTCGGGGGAAATCCCTCAGTTATCATTTTGAGTTGGAGAGTTTGCTTTATTCGTCACACTTCGGATCACTTGTTTgtcgttttttttttttggtgacTCTTACTGCTTTTTATAgacacacacacacacacacacacacaccTTCTTCTGGATACCGTAGAGAAAGGGATGTAgacaaataaaaaaggaCAAAAGCTAGAAAAAAGACGGAAGAGGACGTGCGATTGCGTTGAATATGACCTTCGCAAATaaatattaataaatatGACGTTTTTGCCGCAATGCTAATTCTATAACCCACTCCTTCGTTGCCTTCTATGCTTTAATTAAACAATGGGTCCGGCTCAAACCTGGAAGGAAGATTTATaaatcttgaaaagaaaaaaaagtgtgatttaaaaaaatgaaaaagaaaaacaagagggcaaaaaaaaatgaactACTTATTGAGACATGATTCAAGGGAAAAGACCTTCATATATACAGATTACTTTTCGAAATGGTCAGCCGCTTCATGAGCTCTTCTTGGCTGTATCGTACCACCGTGGTTCAATTAGGCAAGTATGTTGCTAAGATTAATTGCTGCGGCGCATCGTATAAGGTGATATACTaaattcattatcatcacTATGCATGGGtgtcattattattaacaTGGGAAATGGGCCCACTCCCAAGGACTCTATCGTCGATATATAGACAGCACGATTGCCCAGGAGTTATGGCACGTTGTTTTGAGGCTAAGTGTATTGTTATGTCGAGGTTGTCGGCAGAGCGATTCAGTTTGCACGATTTAATTTGGACTGGGACCTGCAGGGACCGGAATTGTAATGTCAAGGCACCAGTATTTTGGAAAGCGTTTATAGTGTCCTCCCTGGGGCCCAAAGACGAAAAGTTTTCGATTCGCATAGTGTCACTGTATAGCGCCGGATTATCTCTTCCTCTGACTATCAAGATTTCGTTGGTATCCCTTAGTTTTTCACTGACAAACCAGGTCCCTTGGTAATTAGGGTCAGCTTGTGGCATGGATATGCCCACTTTCTGTCCAATTGTGTAAGACCACAATCCATCGTGTCTGCCCCATGTCGTTTTGGCACCGGATTGTGGGTCAACGGTAATGATATCACCCGGTGAACTGGGTAGGTAGTgctttaaaaaa
This is a stretch of genomic DNA from Saccharomyces cerevisiae S288C chromosome IV, complete sequence. It encodes these proteins:
- the PRM7 gene encoding pheromone-regulated protein PRM7 (Pheromone-regulated protein; predicted to have one transmembrane segment; promoter contains Gcn4p binding elements; in W303 strain one continuous open reading frame comprising of YDL037C, the intergenic region and YDL039C encodes the IMI1) produces the protein MYRTRSSDEVTTSTDLTSSSDVATSVDPTTSVISSTSADPTTSADSTTSTVQTTSAGPSNNIGNSTLANSTTFAVSSTSIDPTSSSDVITSTVQTTSIEPTTSLVSSNDITTSTSLNISVVISTSTDSTSLIESTTTVGPHASSSVAGMYRTRSSDEVTTSTDPTSSSDVATSADPTSSSAVTTLVDPTTSVVISTSVDQTSSSDVATSVDPTTSVISSTSADPTTSADSTTSTVQTTSVDPTSSVVSSAPVDPASSVVSLTSSYPTSSSTVTISANSNGSATLAAQTTSIDPVSSIVSSSGATTIISSASIDPASSVVSSTSSEPTSFIVSSTSVYSTRPSGPTTSTDLATFSDTIILRVSTTSTSQDTQTVSSSLTDMVSSTGSADLSVSSIQRSQVDPSTFAVSNSPVYPTASTGSTSTGIPIASESLSLSRQQGISATSSSSIVTLTPVDSASSSRSSATSIIKPNMPVSSNDSKTQSSVSVVDAFQSTKSSYPSITSADPTTLASENGLVGSSSSAHPITLDRTYASAHASVTDIVSRVTDSTRHTTLVTSNINIQSEVGNPNYSGPKDTTITKQSAFMTSPASTSTISNVQSTASVMNHSIEDNISAAASLESVSGTSTKDYSSQSSAIHYTNSFTTTTTNAFITSKHSIAAVSTGAITSSASISLIMEGSANIEAVGKLVWLAAALPLAFI
- the BSC1 gene encoding Bsc1p (Protein of unconfirmed function; similar to cell surface flocculin Flo11p; ORF exhibits genomic organization compatible with a translational readthrough-dependent mode of expression; in W303 strain one continuous open reading frame comprising of YDL037C, the intergenic region and YDL039C encodes the gene IMI1), with protein sequence MSQQNILHYDMDVTSVSWVKDNTYQITIHVKAVKDIPLKYLWSLKIIGVNGPSSTVQLYGKNEKTYLISDPTDFTSTFQVYAYPSSDGCTVWMPNFQIQFEYLQGDAAQYWQTWQWGTTTFDLSTGCNNYDNQGHSQTDFPGFYWTYQCKGNNDGTCTKASSSSITTSSITTSSTTTSSTTTSSTTTSSSTTSSSTTSSSTTSSSTTSSSTTSSSTTSSSTTSSSTTSSSTTSSSTTSSSTTSSSTKTSTTTSSTVKSSSTTSIDFTTSVDSHTSSSVADIYRSRTSTDVTTLAASTSPFSSFTSSDSSSSSDVTSSTIQTTSVDPTT
- the PUS9 gene encoding pseudouridine synthase PUS9 (Mitochondrial tRNA:pseudouridine synthase; catalyzes the formation of pseudouridine at position 32 in mitochondrial tRNAs; contains an N-terminal mitochondrial targeting sequence; PUS9 has a paralog, RIB2, that arose from the whole genome duplication), producing MQRNNRLRNLFTVPVIMARQLKRNALSAGLAFAGNATSNEFDEHLQNEVEREREIQKKKKIKRTQSKKSPDLINKSTFQSRTIGSKKEKHRQLDPEYEIVIDGPLRKIKPYHFTYRTFCKERWRDKKLVDVFISEFRDRESEYYKRTIENGDVHINDETADLSTVIRNGDLITHQVHRHEPPVTSRPIKVIFEDDNIMVIDKPSGIPVHPTGRYRFNTITKMLQNNLGFVVNPCNRLDRLTSGLMFLAKTPKGADNIGDQLKAREVTKEYVAKVVGEFPETEVIVEKPLKLIEPRLALNAVCQMDEKGAKHAKTVFNRISYDGKTSIVKCKPLTGRSHQIRVHLQYLGHPIANDPIYSNDEVWGNNLGKGGQADFDIVITKLDEIGKRKPAKSWFHSNGGYGEVLRQEKCSICESDLYTDPGPNDLDLWLHAYLYESTETEEGTEKKKWCYKTEYPEWALRR